CGAATGATCCCGACGCCGACGCGCATCAACGCCCCCGGCACCCCGCCCAAAACCATCGAAGAATTCATCGGTCTGGTGAATTCCGGGCATCGCGACATCAGCATTGCCCGCATGGTCAGCCCGCACGGCTGGAGCGAACCGGGGCAAACGCCGGAATTCGATGAATTCACGCTGGTGCTCAAAGGGACGCTGACCGTGGAGACGCGCACGGGCACGCACAAGATTACCGCCGGGCAATGCCTGATCGCCGAAAAAGGCGAGTGGGTGCGCTACAGCACGCCGGATGAAGGCGGGGCGGAATATGTCGCCATTTGCGTGCCCGCGTTCACCCCGGCAACCGTCCACCGCGACGAATAATCGCTAGAATCGTGGGGCATTCTCCACGATGGAATGGAATTGCACATCGGCCAAGTCGGTCGGCGCATTCCCCCGCGATGAACCGGGAGAATGCGCGAATCCGCTTGGCCGATTGGCATCTTCGCAATGCTGCGGATTATTTGCGTTCGTAGGGCCACACGCCCTGCGTCCACAATCCGCCGTCCACCCAGATCGTCTGGCCGGTGACGAATTCGCCGCCCGGCCCGGCGAG
This DNA window, taken from Tuwongella immobilis, encodes the following:
- a CDS encoding cupin domain-containing protein, translated to MRMIPTPTRINAPGTPPKTIEEFIGLVNSGHRDISIARMVSPHGWSEPGQTPEFDEFTLVLKGTLTVETRTGTHKITAGQCLIAEKGEWVRYSTPDEGGAEYVAICVPAFTPATVHRDE